The following proteins come from a genomic window of Populus nigra chromosome 6, ddPopNigr1.1, whole genome shotgun sequence:
- the LOC133698010 gene encoding uncharacterized protein LOC133698010: MVRVLMADHVGHHIEGSVPLAIGLFISVSVLVALCAKHSIWRTQQKHQYSCAATSNSKCATPNKSPLASPKKLGPKISNKAIPFMDRKKDGADDEDATVPGIGIKEEAGGLEEGGLWQKSILMGEKCQPPEFSGVIFYDGHGNQLSQMPRSPRASPLPSISFPAVKDAN, translated from the coding sequence ATGGTACGTGTACTCATGGCTGATCATGTCGGTCATCACATAGAAGGGTCCGTCCCACTTGCAATTGGCTTGTTTATCTCAGTTTCTGTTCTTGTGGCACTATGTGCCAAACATAGCATATGGCGCACCCAGCAGAAGCATCAGTACTCATGCGCTGCAACAAGCAATTCCAAATGTGCAACGCCTAATAAATCACCATTAGCATCGCCTAAGAAACTCGGGCCAAAAATTAGTAACAAGGCAATTCCATTCATGGACAGGAAAAAAGATGGTGCTGATGATGAAGACGCTACGGTACCCGGAATTGGAATTAAAGAGGAAGCTGGGGGATTGGAAGAAGGTGGGCTGTGGCAAAAATCAATCTTGATGGGAGAGAAATGTCAGCCACCGGAATTTTCAGGTGTGATATTCTATGATGGTCATGGGAATCAACTGTCTCAGATGCCAAGGTCACCTAGGGCCAGTCCCTTGCCAAGTATTTCATTTCCGGCTGTCAAAGATGCCAATTAG